From a single Rhodopirellula halodulae genomic region:
- a CDS encoding beta-ketoacyl-[acyl-carrier-protein] synthase family protein: MIAPNLASQLPDNQRIVITGVGLTSPNGNDWGTFRNALLEKRSGVQPYEIRYFGETLAGVCDFDAKKYQSKKDIRRGTRAGSVGVYAAQEAVAHSGIDWANVDKDRVGIYVGVTEHGNVETENEIHVIKGFDYDTSCWSHHHNPRTVANNPAGEIALNMQVTGPHYTIGAACAAGNAGIIQGAQMLRLNECDLAIAGGTSESIHTFGIFASFNSQNALATHEDPTLASRPFDQKRNGIVVAEGGCLYTLERLSDAKARGAEIYGELVGYAMNTDATDFVLPNPERQAQCIQKALKQAGLAADQIDIVSTHATGTSSGDIQECAALRTIFGKCENVRINNTKSYIGHAMGAAGSLELAGNLAAFDDNVVHPTINVDELDPECDLPGLVLNDPQEKPKVDYILNNSFGMLGINSVVIVARV, from the coding sequence GTGATCGCCCCCAACCTCGCTTCCCAGCTTCCCGACAACCAACGCATCGTCATCACCGGAGTTGGGCTGACTTCGCCCAATGGCAACGATTGGGGAACCTTCCGCAACGCTTTGCTGGAAAAACGCAGTGGCGTACAGCCATACGAAATTCGCTACTTCGGCGAGACGCTGGCGGGCGTTTGTGATTTTGATGCCAAGAAGTATCAATCGAAAAAAGACATTCGCCGAGGAACGCGTGCGGGCAGTGTCGGCGTTTACGCGGCACAAGAAGCTGTCGCTCATTCGGGCATCGATTGGGCCAATGTCGACAAGGATCGAGTCGGCATTTACGTCGGCGTGACCGAGCACGGCAATGTCGAAACCGAAAACGAAATTCACGTGATCAAGGGATTCGACTACGACACCAGTTGCTGGTCCCACCATCACAATCCTCGGACTGTGGCTAACAACCCGGCTGGTGAAATTGCGCTGAACATGCAGGTCACCGGGCCGCACTACACGATCGGTGCGGCGTGTGCGGCGGGCAACGCGGGGATCATTCAGGGCGCTCAAATGCTGCGTCTGAACGAATGTGACTTGGCAATCGCCGGCGGCACCAGCGAGAGCATTCACACGTTTGGGATCTTTGCCAGTTTCAACAGCCAGAATGCTCTGGCAACCCACGAAGATCCAACCCTCGCTTCGCGACCGTTCGACCAAAAACGCAATGGCATCGTCGTCGCCGAAGGAGGTTGCTTGTATACGTTGGAGCGACTCAGTGACGCTAAGGCTCGCGGGGCGGAGATCTATGGCGAGCTGGTTGGTTACGCGATGAACACTGACGCGACCGATTTCGTGTTGCCCAACCCGGAACGCCAGGCTCAGTGCATTCAAAAGGCTTTGAAGCAGGCGGGTTTGGCGGCGGATCAAATCGACATCGTCAGCACGCACGCGACGGGAACCAGCAGCGGCGACATCCAGGAATGTGCTGCGTTGCGAACGATCTTTGGCAAATGCGAAAACGTTCGCATCAACAACACCAAGAGCTACATCGGACACGCGATGGGGGCCGCCGGGTCGCTGGAGTTGGCCGGGAACTTGGCGGCGTTTGACGACAACGTGGTTCACCCCACGATCAATGTTGACGAGCTGGATCCCGAATGCGACTTGCCTGGTTTGGTGCTGAACGACCCGCAAGAAAAGCCCAAGGTCGACTACATCTTGAACAATTCGTTCGGGATGTTGGGCATCAATTCCGTCGTCATCGTCGCTCGCGTCTAG
- a CDS encoding acyl carrier protein, with translation MTPAEIRQEIIDILDDISPDEDLDNLDDDKAFREQLELDSMDFLDIVMELRKRHRVQIPEEDYGHLASMQSTVTYLEPKMKDL, from the coding sequence ATGACTCCCGCCGAAATTCGCCAAGAAATCATCGATATCCTCGACGACATTTCTCCCGATGAGGACCTCGACAACCTGGATGATGACAAGGCGTTTCGAGAACAGTTGGAATTGGATTCGATGGACTTTTTGGACATTGTGATGGAGCTTCGCAAGCGTCACCGCGTGCAAATTCCCGAGGAAGACTACGGTCACCTCGCCAGCATGCAATCCACCGTGACGTACCTCGAACCCAAGATGAAGGATCTGTGA
- a CDS encoding phytoene desaturase family protein: MYDTIIIGAGMSGLAAGIRLAHFDQRVCILEKHYTIGGLNSFYRMGGRDYDVGLHAMTNFARKGDKRGPLAKLIRQLRFGWEDFKLAEQIGSSIRFPDVELDFNNDIGLLESEIKARFPDQIDGFRSLCGSLLDYSDMDGDAPDFMRSAREVMAEHLSDPLLIEMLLCPLMWYGNARENDMDFGQFCIMFRACYLEGFGRPYKGVRVILKNLVRKFRGLGGELKLRSGVSKIHVDDGKAVGVVLDDGTELQGKRILSSAGTVETMRLCDDITEPDVAKAGKLSFIESISVLDCEPKDLGFDRTIVFYNDSPTFHWERPEEQLCDARTGVICSPNNYIYESDEGGLPDGVVRITTLANHDLWSELPEEKYRAAKVTQYDEAVASAVRFMPDFRSRVIDTDVFTPKTIRRFTWHDNGAVYGAPDKQLDGTTHLPNVFLCGTDQGFVGIVGAIVSGISMANRHCLQV; the protein is encoded by the coding sequence ATGTACGACACCATCATCATTGGCGCGGGGATGAGCGGGTTGGCCGCTGGAATTCGACTGGCTCATTTTGACCAGCGAGTCTGCATCCTAGAAAAGCACTACACGATCGGCGGGTTGAACTCGTTTTATCGAATGGGTGGTCGCGACTACGACGTCGGGCTGCACGCGATGACCAACTTCGCCCGCAAAGGCGACAAGAGAGGCCCGCTGGCTAAGCTCATTCGGCAGCTGCGATTCGGTTGGGAAGATTTTAAGCTGGCGGAGCAGATCGGTTCGTCCATCCGGTTCCCCGATGTTGAGTTGGATTTCAACAACGACATTGGTTTGCTCGAAAGCGAGATCAAGGCACGCTTTCCCGACCAAATCGACGGCTTCCGCAGCCTCTGCGGATCGCTGCTCGACTACAGCGACATGGACGGGGACGCGCCTGACTTCATGCGTTCGGCTCGCGAGGTGATGGCTGAGCATCTGTCGGATCCGTTGTTGATTGAGATGCTGCTGTGTCCCTTGATGTGGTACGGCAACGCTCGTGAAAACGACATGGACTTCGGGCAATTCTGCATCATGTTCCGGGCTTGTTATTTGGAAGGCTTTGGTCGGCCTTACAAAGGCGTGCGAGTCATCCTGAAGAACTTGGTGCGCAAATTCCGAGGCTTGGGCGGCGAGCTGAAGCTTCGCAGCGGCGTGTCCAAAATCCATGTGGATGATGGCAAGGCCGTGGGCGTCGTGTTGGACGACGGCACCGAATTGCAAGGCAAACGAATCCTATCGTCCGCTGGAACAGTCGAGACGATGCGGCTCTGTGACGACATCACGGAACCGGACGTTGCCAAAGCGGGCAAGTTGTCGTTCATCGAATCGATCAGCGTGTTGGATTGCGAACCGAAAGACCTGGGCTTCGATCGAACGATTGTTTTCTACAACGATTCGCCAACGTTCCATTGGGAGCGGCCCGAAGAGCAGCTCTGCGACGCTCGTACCGGAGTCATCTGCAGTCCGAACAACTACATCTACGAATCCGACGAAGGCGGATTGCCCGACGGCGTGGTGCGAATCACCACGCTCGCCAACCATGATCTTTGGTCTGAGCTGCCGGAGGAAAAATACCGCGCGGCCAAGGTGACTCAGTACGACGAAGCCGTGGCGTCAGCCGTTCGTTTCATGCCCGATTTTCGTTCTCGAGTGATCGACACGGACGTGTTCACGCCGAAAACAATTCGCCGGTTCACTTGGCATGACAACGGCGCGGTCTACGGGGCTCCTGACAAGCAGTTGGACGGAACGACTCACCTTCCCAACGTGTTTCTTTGCGGAACGGACCAAGGCTTCGTTGGAATCGTCGGCGCCATCGTCAGCGGTATCAGCATGGCGAATCGTCACTGCCTTCAGGTCTAG
- a CDS encoding NADP-dependent isocitrate dehydrogenase, with protein MASDTAAIVYTHTDEAPALATRSLLPILQAFTNGSGLTFETKDISLAGRILAGFADRLPADKQVPDALAELGELVTQPNANVIKLPNISASIPQLVEAITELQAQGYEIPDFPHEPKTDEEKSVRAVYAKVLGSAVNPVLREGNSDRRVAAPVKAYAQKNPHSMGEWTADSKSHVAHMSEGDFYGSEKSVVVDTAGSLRIEHVDSDGNVTVMRDEVKVDAGEVVDSARLSARQLRAFIADQIADAKSSGVLFSLHLKATMMKVSDPILFGHVVSVMYDKLFQEHGDVLAAAGVDPDQGLGSLFAKVQDLPSDQRALVEATLVEIQSDLPDIAMVDSDKGITNLHVPSDVIIDASMPAAIRAGGKMWGPDGQLHDMKAVIPDRCYAGVYQATIEDCKLNGTFDVSKMGSVSNVGLMAKKAEEYGSHDKTFRVPADGKVRVVQADGKELMSHDVEQGDIWRACQTKDVAIKDWVRLAVSRSRATGAPAIFWLDENRAHDRNLINKVNEYLKDHDTAGLDIRILTPADATRHACGRARQGLDTISVTGNVLRDYLTDLFPILELGTSAKMLSIVPLLQGGGLFETGAGGSAPKHVEQFVSENHLRWDSLGEFLALAVSLEDLAEKTKNEEFAVLAKTLDDATGRFLDNDKSPSRKVGELDNRGSHFYLALYWAEALASQTQHEGLKSRFEPIAKAMSDNEDKIVSELNEAQGVEVDLGGYYHPDETKASAAMRPSPTLNAIIDNA; from the coding sequence ATGGCCAGCGATACTGCCGCGATTGTTTACACGCACACTGATGAAGCCCCCGCATTGGCAACCCGTTCGTTGCTGCCGATCCTGCAAGCCTTCACCAACGGCAGCGGATTGACGTTTGAGACCAAGGACATCTCTTTGGCGGGACGCATCTTGGCTGGATTCGCGGATCGGCTTCCCGCTGACAAGCAAGTTCCCGATGCGTTGGCCGAATTGGGGGAACTTGTCACCCAGCCAAATGCGAACGTGATCAAGTTGCCCAACATCAGCGCCTCGATCCCGCAATTGGTCGAAGCCATCACGGAGTTGCAGGCACAGGGATACGAAATTCCTGATTTCCCTCACGAGCCCAAGACGGACGAAGAGAAATCCGTTCGTGCCGTCTACGCCAAGGTCTTGGGAAGTGCGGTCAATCCCGTGCTCCGCGAAGGAAACTCCGACCGCCGCGTCGCCGCACCGGTGAAGGCCTACGCTCAGAAGAACCCACACTCGATGGGCGAATGGACCGCCGATTCGAAATCGCATGTTGCGCACATGAGCGAAGGTGATTTTTACGGCAGCGAAAAATCCGTCGTCGTTGACACCGCCGGATCCTTGCGGATTGAACATGTTGATTCCGATGGCAACGTCACCGTCATGCGGGACGAAGTCAAAGTGGACGCGGGCGAAGTCGTTGATTCGGCGCGTCTGAGTGCACGACAACTGCGAGCCTTCATCGCCGATCAGATTGCCGATGCGAAGTCATCCGGCGTGCTGTTCTCGTTGCACCTCAAAGCCACGATGATGAAGGTCAGTGATCCGATCCTGTTCGGGCACGTCGTCAGCGTGATGTACGACAAGTTGTTTCAAGAGCACGGAGATGTCTTGGCCGCCGCCGGCGTCGATCCCGATCAAGGTCTCGGGTCGTTGTTCGCGAAGGTGCAGGATTTGCCATCGGATCAACGAGCCTTGGTCGAAGCCACCTTGGTCGAGATTCAGTCGGATTTGCCCGACATCGCGATGGTGGATTCCGATAAAGGCATCACCAACCTGCACGTCCCCAGCGACGTCATCATCGACGCTTCCATGCCAGCTGCCATTCGTGCCGGTGGCAAAATGTGGGGGCCGGATGGGCAGCTTCATGACATGAAAGCTGTCATTCCCGATCGTTGCTATGCCGGCGTGTATCAAGCCACCATCGAAGACTGCAAGCTGAATGGCACGTTCGACGTTTCGAAGATGGGCAGTGTTTCCAACGTCGGATTGATGGCCAAGAAAGCCGAAGAGTACGGGTCGCACGACAAGACGTTCCGCGTGCCCGCCGATGGAAAGGTTCGTGTCGTTCAGGCCGACGGCAAAGAACTGATGAGCCACGACGTGGAGCAAGGTGATATTTGGCGTGCGTGCCAGACCAAGGACGTCGCCATCAAAGACTGGGTGCGTTTGGCCGTTTCGCGTTCACGAGCAACGGGAGCACCCGCGATCTTTTGGTTGGACGAAAATCGTGCCCACGATCGCAACCTGATCAACAAGGTCAACGAGTACCTGAAGGATCACGATACCGCCGGGCTGGACATTCGAATTCTGACGCCCGCCGACGCGACGCGTCATGCTTGCGGGCGTGCCCGGCAAGGCTTGGACACGATCAGCGTGACCGGCAATGTGCTCCGCGATTACTTGACCGACTTGTTTCCCATCTTGGAACTTGGCACCAGCGCCAAAATGCTTTCCATTGTTCCTTTGCTTCAAGGCGGCGGCTTGTTCGAAACGGGTGCCGGTGGGTCCGCACCCAAACACGTCGAGCAGTTCGTGAGCGAGAACCACTTGCGATGGGATTCGTTGGGTGAGTTCTTGGCGCTCGCCGTGTCGCTGGAAGACTTGGCGGAGAAAACCAAGAACGAAGAATTTGCCGTGCTGGCAAAAACGTTGGACGACGCCACCGGGCGATTCCTCGACAACGACAAGTCACCTTCGCGAAAAGTCGGCGAGCTCGATAACCGCGGCAGTCACTTTTATCTGGCGTTGTACTGGGCGGAAGCGCTCGCGTCGCAAACTCAGCACGAAGGTTTGAAGAGCCGTTTTGAGCCCATTGCCAAGGCGATGTCGGACAACGAAGACAAAATTGTCAGCGAGCTCAACGAAGCTCAAGGCGTCGAAGTCGATCTCGGTGGTTACTACCATCCCGACGAAACCAAAGCCAGCGCGGCCATGCGTCCCAGCCCCACGCTGAACGCCATCATCGACAACGCCTAA
- a CDS encoding class I SAM-dependent methyltransferase: protein MPADPTPVLQYINGFRFSKVMFAAVELGVFDRLETQSQTADSLSSNLGLHPSATQRLLDALVGMELLARDGSQYSNTALASELLTSSSPNRMTGYIKFSNDVSWKLWSHFENAIREGSHRWKDAYGWDQPIFSSFFADEAAMREFLMGMHGYGVISSPKVVRAVDLSPFQHLVDLGGATGHLPIAACEAYPELRATVFDLPDVVPVTKEIVGQSLVADRIDVVAGDFFADELPEADLMSLGRILHDWSDEKIDRLLSKIHQRLPEGGGLLLAEILIQDDRRGPDWGQMQDLNMLVCTEGRERTLEEYTALLKRAGFQHVTGQVTGAPVDAVLATK from the coding sequence ATGCCCGCCGATCCAACACCGGTCCTGCAATACATCAACGGCTTCCGCTTTTCGAAAGTCATGTTCGCCGCTGTCGAGCTCGGCGTTTTTGATCGGCTGGAAACACAATCACAGACGGCGGATTCCTTGTCATCGAACTTGGGGCTGCATCCATCTGCGACGCAGCGTTTGCTCGACGCGTTGGTGGGAATGGAATTGCTCGCACGAGATGGCTCGCAGTACAGTAACACCGCACTGGCGTCCGAACTGTTGACCAGCAGCAGCCCGAACCGGATGACCGGCTACATCAAGTTCAGCAACGATGTTAGCTGGAAGTTATGGTCGCACTTCGAAAACGCGATTCGTGAAGGTTCGCATCGGTGGAAAGACGCCTATGGTTGGGACCAACCCATCTTTAGCAGCTTCTTTGCCGACGAAGCTGCCATGCGAGAGTTCTTGATGGGGATGCATGGTTATGGCGTCATCAGCTCGCCAAAGGTTGTTCGTGCCGTTGACCTGTCGCCGTTCCAGCATCTCGTGGACCTCGGCGGAGCCACCGGGCACCTGCCCATCGCGGCTTGCGAAGCCTACCCGGAATTGCGGGCGACTGTCTTTGATCTTCCCGACGTTGTTCCCGTGACCAAAGAGATCGTCGGGCAATCGTTGGTGGCGGATCGGATTGATGTCGTGGCGGGAGACTTCTTTGCCGACGAATTACCGGAAGCCGATTTGATGTCACTGGGCCGGATCCTGCACGACTGGTCAGACGAAAAGATCGACCGCTTGCTGTCCAAAATCCATCAGCGACTGCCGGAAGGAGGCGGTTTGCTCTTGGCCGAGATCTTGATCCAAGACGATCGCCGCGGTCCGGACTGGGGGCAGATGCAAGACCTCAACATGCTAGTGTGCACCGAAGGACGCGAACGAACGCTGGAGGAGTACACCGCATTGCTCAAGCGTGCCGGCTTCCAGCATGTCACGGGGCAAGTCACCGGCGCCCCCGTCGACGCGGTCCTCGCGACCAAGTGA
- a CDS encoding alpha/beta fold hydrolase yields the protein MEMSHGETDVPLILFSGMGADASVFASQSLAFPNLVVPDWLVPAKDDDLASYCERMTLELAIDRPCVVGGASFGGIVALEMTRHLDALACLLIGSVRSPSQLPRRIRFLRPMPPELKLVPLSFLQASAALSASVAEGCRAKHMAGVARQFSRADVDVLRWSARQILLWEASYDDVEVRHLHGNRDPIFPVSCVTPDEIVRGGGHVISMTHASQVNEFLRRSLSQVVG from the coding sequence ATGGAGATGAGCCATGGCGAAACGGACGTACCTCTCATACTCTTTTCGGGGATGGGGGCCGACGCTTCGGTGTTTGCGTCGCAGTCGCTGGCTTTCCCGAATTTGGTGGTTCCTGATTGGCTGGTGCCCGCGAAGGACGACGATTTGGCGTCGTACTGCGAAAGGATGACACTGGAACTTGCGATCGATCGCCCCTGTGTGGTGGGTGGTGCCTCGTTTGGAGGAATCGTCGCGTTGGAGATGACTCGGCATCTCGACGCTTTGGCGTGCTTGTTGATTGGAAGTGTGCGAAGCCCGAGTCAATTGCCCCGGCGAATTCGCTTTCTTCGGCCAATGCCGCCCGAATTGAAACTCGTGCCGTTATCGTTCTTGCAGGCGTCGGCTGCACTGTCCGCTTCCGTCGCAGAAGGATGTCGAGCGAAGCATATGGCGGGTGTCGCTCGCCAGTTTTCGCGAGCGGATGTGGATGTCCTGCGATGGTCGGCTCGACAGATTCTGTTGTGGGAGGCGTCATACGACGACGTGGAGGTCCGTCATCTACACGGTAATCGCGATCCTATTTTTCCCGTGTCGTGTGTCACGCCGGACGAGATCGTCCGCGGCGGCGGGCATGTCATTTCGATGACCCACGCATCGCAGGTGAATGAGTTCCTTCGGCGGAGTCTTTCGCAGGTGGTTGGGTGA
- a CDS encoding lactonase family protein: MTRPHSALILPRVRSQTIVAAIIAFLSIFSTTNANDENDSVIHHLFVPSTTNSSVDHIELIAEGEQLHLKESASLPLPFAPKSLAWNDRRSQMIATTGGDDSSMAATIQWDTTLGLQLIQTKRLDQPSGYTSFDRTGRFFLTANYRTGIIASYRLATDGHLEMLASIVHTPTREAHCVHTTPDNRFTYVPCVKTNNALYQYSFDAETGRLTPIQPINANPPALFGPRHCVYHPTLPIAYFSNEQQLGVSVYEYDQAGRLHDRQHATTLPRRSPYVKGKRGLHASDLTLTRDAKFLFVAVRDFVSDEDSVYTFTVQPDGRLRLASRKLVGDIPWKLNLTPDDRWLLVSETGDQQLAAYRIGRDGQLTPAATLEWQHAPRDMIVPSLPAVSGHQASQ, encoded by the coding sequence ATGACACGCCCCCACTCAGCACTCATCTTGCCCCGCGTCCGATCGCAAACAATCGTTGCGGCGATCATCGCATTTCTATCGATCTTCTCGACCACGAATGCCAACGACGAAAACGACAGCGTTATTCATCACCTGTTCGTTCCATCCACCACCAATTCGTCGGTCGATCACATCGAACTCATCGCCGAAGGCGAGCAACTCCATCTGAAAGAGTCCGCGTCGTTGCCTCTTCCCTTCGCACCCAAAAGCCTGGCATGGAACGATCGCCGAAGCCAAATGATTGCAACCACCGGCGGTGACGACTCCTCGATGGCAGCAACCATCCAGTGGGACACGACGCTGGGGCTGCAATTGATTCAAACCAAACGATTGGACCAACCATCGGGTTACACCAGCTTCGATCGTACGGGCCGTTTCTTCCTCACCGCCAATTATCGCACCGGGATCATTGCGTCCTATCGCCTTGCGACCGACGGTCACCTCGAAATGCTCGCCTCCATTGTTCACACCCCGACCCGCGAAGCCCACTGCGTTCACACCACGCCTGACAACCGATTCACCTACGTTCCCTGCGTGAAAACGAACAACGCCCTCTATCAATACTCATTCGACGCTGAAACTGGCAGACTGACACCGATCCAGCCGATCAACGCCAACCCGCCCGCCCTGTTCGGTCCCCGCCACTGCGTCTATCACCCGACTCTCCCGATCGCCTACTTCAGCAACGAACAACAGCTCGGCGTCAGCGTTTACGAATACGACCAGGCGGGAAGGCTACACGACCGGCAACACGCAACGACATTGCCCCGACGCAGTCCCTACGTCAAAGGCAAACGAGGTCTGCACGCATCTGATTTAACGCTGACTCGCGACGCGAAATTCCTCTTTGTCGCGGTCCGAGACTTCGTCAGCGACGAGGACAGCGTCTACACATTCACGGTCCAGCCAGACGGTCGACTTCGCCTTGCGTCACGCAAGTTGGTGGGCGACATCCCATGGAAGCTCAACCTCACCCCCGACGACCGCTGGCTCCTCGTCAGCGAAACCGGTGACCAGCAACTCGCCGCCTACAGAATCGGACGCGACGGCCAACTCACTCCCGCCGCAACATTGGAGTGGCAACACGCCCCAAGAGACATGATCGTTCCCTCGCTGCCCGCCGTTTCGGGGCATCAAGCAAGCCAGTAA
- a CDS encoding methylated-DNA--[protein]-cysteine S-methyltransferase, whose protein sequence is MSPSVIQFAYTTCSLGTVLVARSETGVCAISLGDSALQLIADLNGQFPDHQIVESIDDVRSELQRVADFIEEPSGPLDIKLDLNGSDFQKRVWTALADSTPGQTLTYRQLAQQLGDRSASRAVGTACGQNRIAIAIPCHRVVRSDGKDSGYRWGIERKRELLHRERSLAHNDLGLQYD, encoded by the coding sequence ATGTCACCTTCTGTCATCCAATTCGCCTACACCACGTGCTCGCTTGGCACCGTCTTGGTCGCCCGATCGGAAACTGGCGTGTGTGCCATCTCGCTGGGTGATTCGGCCCTGCAGCTCATCGCGGACCTCAACGGTCAGTTTCCTGATCATCAAATCGTCGAGTCGATCGACGATGTGCGTTCGGAGTTGCAACGCGTCGCCGACTTCATCGAAGAACCAAGCGGCCCGCTGGATATCAAACTGGACCTGAACGGCAGCGACTTTCAAAAACGCGTTTGGACAGCGTTAGCAGACAGCACGCCGGGACAAACCCTGACTTATCGGCAGCTAGCGCAACAATTGGGCGATCGTTCCGCCAGCCGTGCCGTCGGAACCGCCTGCGGTCAAAACCGAATTGCAATCGCCATTCCTTGCCACCGCGTTGTTCGTTCGGATGGGAAGGACTCTGGCTACCGTTGGGGAATCGAACGCAAACGTGAATTGTTGCATCGCGAACGTTCACTCGCACACAATGACCTCGGCCTGCAATATGACTGA
- a CDS encoding serine hydrolase domain-containing protein yields the protein MKNRHGANVRLQILAFLTFAAATFLLSSPASAEDFPASQISGAVQRAIDDQKCPGAVIHVGFDGQTVFHEAFGFRQLRPSKIAMSRETIFDLASLTKPIATATSVMILVDEGKVDLNEPVATYLPEFDNHDKHSVTVQHLLLHTSGLIPDNSMSDYQGSHETSISNLMNQRLRSPAGTKFRYSDVGFLVLGELVHRVSGQPLDEFSQQRIFTPLGMHQTGFRGVGDDDPDCATTQQRDGHWMRGEVHDPRAFALGGVAGHAGLFSTSSDLQLFANTMLNVGEQDRTKLFSDQTFQKMIAATNVAEANAASASKAKPQLRSLGWDKQSGYSSNRGRSMSPSAFGHGGFTGTAMWIDPELKLSVIFLSNRVHPDGKGSVNSLAGQIGTLAADWAREELKQQTR from the coding sequence ATGAAAAACCGACACGGAGCCAACGTACGACTGCAAATCCTTGCGTTCCTCACCTTCGCCGCGGCAACGTTTTTGCTTTCAAGCCCCGCCTCCGCCGAAGATTTTCCTGCATCGCAAATCAGCGGTGCGGTGCAGCGTGCTATCGATGATCAAAAGTGCCCAGGAGCGGTCATTCACGTCGGATTCGACGGTCAAACCGTTTTCCATGAAGCCTTCGGCTTCCGACAACTTCGTCCCTCGAAGATCGCCATGTCTCGCGAGACCATTTTCGACCTGGCGTCGCTGACCAAACCCATCGCGACAGCCACCAGCGTGATGATTCTGGTGGACGAAGGCAAAGTGGACCTCAACGAGCCGGTCGCGACTTACCTGCCCGAATTCGACAACCATGACAAACACTCCGTCACGGTGCAGCACCTCCTCCTACATACTTCGGGATTGATTCCGGACAACTCGATGTCGGACTATCAAGGCTCACACGAAACGTCCATTTCCAACCTGATGAACCAACGACTCCGCAGTCCCGCCGGAACAAAGTTCCGGTACTCGGATGTCGGCTTTCTGGTCTTAGGTGAATTGGTTCACCGAGTCTCCGGCCAACCGCTCGATGAGTTTTCTCAGCAACGGATCTTCACTCCGCTCGGCATGCACCAAACCGGTTTTCGCGGCGTTGGTGACGACGATCCGGATTGCGCGACGACCCAGCAGCGAGACGGGCATTGGATGCGTGGGGAAGTTCACGACCCGCGGGCGTTTGCCCTCGGCGGTGTCGCGGGGCACGCGGGTCTGTTCAGCACCTCGTCCGATCTTCAACTTTTCGCAAACACCATGTTGAACGTGGGAGAACAGGACCGAACCAAACTGTTTTCAGATCAAACGTTTCAAAAGATGATCGCCGCCACGAACGTGGCCGAAGCAAACGCGGCATCAGCCTCGAAAGCGAAACCTCAGTTACGATCCCTCGGCTGGGACAAACAATCTGGCTACTCATCCAACCGCGGTCGTTCCATGAGTCCCTCCGCATTCGGGCACGGTGGCTTCACCGGGACCGCGATGTGGATCGATCCCGAGTTGAAGTTGTCCGTGATTTTCTTGAGCAACCGAGTCCACCCGGACGGCAAAGGCTCCGTCAATTCGCTTGCCGGACAGATCGGCACCTTGGCGGCCGACTGGGCTCGCGAAGAATTGAAACAGCAAACTCGCTAG